The Arachis hypogaea cultivar Tifrunner chromosome 14, arahy.Tifrunner.gnm2.J5K5, whole genome shotgun sequence genome has a segment encoding these proteins:
- the LOC140178805 gene encoding uncharacterized protein, translating into MRNVVELDEDASCGVQGRRIHRRPRPSGQRILPPREENQAPRVVVPNPNDIDEEPTEYQYHSEELHTPPGSDSEDENPVFPQYNPDTKFGKIRLELGMEFGTMQQFKDTVRKYSIQMGREAFFLKVEPHRCRVICYNETYPWEVYCARRNQPPSYQIKTLVDEHTCPRSNKSRSVTCKWVAEELISKIRVCPNLSHREAREMFKVEFDICVGKRMMFRAMEKAKDVIEGTEKEQYLKLRTYLTELRKANPGSTCRMSTTPQQEALPKFRSLYICLEACKRGFKQGCRPFLCLDGAFLKGYFGE; encoded by the coding sequence ATGCGTAATGTTGTTGAACTAGATGAGGATGCGTCTTGTGGGGTTCAAGGTCGGAGAATTCATCGAAGACCCCGTCCATCCGGCCAGAGGATTCTGCCACCTAGGGAAGAGAATCAGGCCCCAAGGGTGGTTGTGCCTAACCCGAATGACATTGATGAAGAGCCTACTGAATATCAGTATCACTCTGAAGAGCTACACACCCCACCAGGTTCTGATTCTGAGGATGAAAATCCAGTATTCCCTCAGTATAATCCTGATACAAAGTTTGGCAAAATTAGACTGGAGTTAGGGATGGAGTTTGGCACGATGCAGCAGTTTAAGGATACAGTCAGGAAGTATAGTATTCAGATGGGCAGAGAGGCATTTTTTCTCAAGGTTGAACCACATAGGTGCAGGGTCATCTGTTACAATGAAACATATCCATGGGAAGTTTACTGTGCAAGGAGAAACCAGCCCCCTAGTTACCAAATCAAAACACTGGTCGATGAGCATACATGTCCTAGGAGTAATAAAAGCAGGTCAGTCACTTGTAAATGGGTGGCCGAGGAGTTGATTAGCAAGATTAGGGTATGTCCTAACTTGTCCCATAGAGAGGCTCGAGAAATGTTCAAAGTTGAGTTTGATATTTGTGTCGGAAAGAGGATGATGTTTAGGGCAATGGAGAAGGCTAAGGATGTCATCGAGGGCACAGAAAAGGAACAATATTTGAAGTTAAGGACTTACTTGACTGAGCTGCGTAAGGCCAATCCAGGATCCACTTGCCGTATGAGCACAACACCACAACAAGAGGCGCTGCCTAAGTTTAGAAGTCTATACATCTGTCTAGAAGCATGTAAAAGGGGATTCAAGCAAGGATGTAGGCCTTTCCTATGCCTTGATGGAGCATTTTTAAAGGGTTATTTTGGGGAGTAG